The DNA sequence TCATATGCAAGATTGAATATAGGAAACCAATTATTAGTGGTAACGATTACAAATTTGAACTACATAAGCTGCTGAACGATGACGATGTAGAGATGATGTTCGATTACGTCAGTACATTAGGGTCTGACAGCATAGTTTTTTACGTCGATGTCGTTAGAGATATTCATAGAAATCAGAACGATGATTGTGTTGGTCCCTCTAATACTGATCCAAGAACGATGATTGTTAATGAAGTTGTGGATGAAGTTGATGAATATGTTGATTTAGAGAGATTATCTGATTCTGACATTGACGAGTACGAAAGTGGTTGGATTGAGGACGACGAATTATTATCAGGTGATGATAATGTTGTTGCTCAGTTTACTAATCCTATTTTGCCACTAGTGCATCCACCGCCATTTTCAGAAATAGATTTTGAATTAATGCGTGTAGACCCTTATGCAAAGCCACCAACTGATATGTTTTGGAGTTGCCAGATTACTGTCTACAGGGTAGACAAATATGGAGATCGGTTGTTCCACTGATTTGTTTTCATATTGTTGAGTGGCATCAACCTGACAGGGTGCTGAGACAATTTGGATTTTCTCAACCCATTCCACAACCACCACGTCAAACAGATGATATGCATTCAATAAAATTGACTTCTTCAGCTACTAACTGGATGACCGAGAACCAACATTGGATTACGCTCTGGGAATCAAGGCACCGACGGATTGTGGCCAGCAATACTATGACCCAGCCGTTACATTACCATTCACAGTATATGGAATGGTACAGAATGATTGCACGTCGGTGGGTGTCTCAAAAGGGTGCATCAATCGGCGCTGTGGTAATGGGCGCTTTGATTTTTGTattaattgtataaatatttacattactTAACTTTTGGGATACATATCTTAATAAATACATTTTGCAGGAGGATGATCTGGAGAACTGCCGCTTATGGGCTAGTCAAGTTCGTCACCCAACAGTAGACAAGATTGGAAATGCAGTTAATTCAATGTTTCATGCACTTCGTTTGTTCGATCGCATTTCCCAAATACCACCTCCACAGCCTGCGCCACCTTCCCAACCGCTTCCGGATGACGTACATGACGCACCCTCCTCCTCCAGGAATCCTCCACGACATCGTCGCCACACTACCAGACCATCAAGGGAGACGGAAATTCCACAGCCTACGCCAAATCCTGGTGTAATGCAGATACCATCACCAGTTGCATTCCATCCATACGACTCATATACAGAATTGGGTCAATCTTCACAAATGCCAACTTATGGAGACGATTTTCATAGTCAGTATACAGGATGGACACCAGGGCCTTCTTCTATGCCTTTTAAGTCGTTTACTCCAACTCCTTCCAATTACGATCAGACTGGAGGGGAAGGCATGGCTAGCACGTCATTCGAATTCTTCTCCCCTGTGCAACCACATACTCCATCAGAGTCTGTTTTTCCAGCATTCCCTCGACAATCACTGGTTGATCCCTCAAGCCGACGTAGCTTGTTTTCCTCGGATTTTCCTGAATTATTTTCGGCAACCCCTTATTCAGGAGATTTCGGCTTTGCAACTCAGGATCCACTTGTTGGGGAGAGTTCAAGACATCGATCTCAACCTCctgatttaaatatatttatggcTGACGATGATGTTGGCAATTCTCAAGAAACTCAACAGGAGCCATCATTTGATGGTCGTCGGTACAACACAAGACGTCCTGATGAGAGAAGACTAAGACATTGTGGCACGGGCGGTCatttgcataatcatcattaGACATCATTCAAAATATTATGTCAATTtttgtataattaaatttaattattattaatgttcttatcttttaaattaattttagatataaatatattatattacacATATAATCTTGATGCATGGCAAGCTTGGCGCCTCTCAAAGAGGCGCCAGATTAAGTCTTGGCGCTTCTTTGAGAAGCGCCAGACCCTGGCGCCTTTCAAAGAGGCGCCAGATGGCGAACCCCAAATCCGTCAATAAGTTTTTCCCAACCCCAAATCAGCAAATTTTAATTCCCCCGCCCCTAAATTTACAAAAAGCCCATTGTGTTCACATCTTTCATAGCAAACGTTTTAGTCAATCTTAACTTATTGACTTGGCTTGGCTTCACCTGAGTGGGGATTTGAACCTAagatctctcagatttatttgaatgcacttaccaccagactaaatCTGTGAGTACCCTGACCTGAGGTTTATGTGCTTGGTTGTTAGAGAGACTCAGCCAACTAATTTGCtcatcaattttttaatttttctcctCTATGCTACTTTCAAATGCGCTAAATGCATTAAGGAAAtcgtataaaaaaattataaagtttgtATCTTTTTCAatttccttatttttttttaaataaaaatattttatattaatattttcttacaATTGTActtttcatttatattattgttaacaatataaaaaaattctaaattaacAAATAGAAATGTTAAAGAGTTGTTTCATTTATCTGCGTTTCTGTTAATCGTCTTGAACCGGATGTCGAACGTTGAAGGTTTAATTACAAatcaaaaaaatacttttttatctttatagctatttttagataaatattattttaattatggttttttattaattaagaaattttttatgcTAAAAATaggttttttcattaatttttaataaaaatatagatagagtatataattgtaaaaatattattagtatataaaatttttataaaaaaaattaaagatacaGTTATAAAAAATGCATAATTTGACATTATTCCTATCCTTTAtaatatttcaataaaaatatagtatTATGATTATCAATTAGTCAAAGTACATTATTTTCAGAAGCTCTGtcttgaaaaagaaaagtaatgcatggttgaatttaaataatttattctcaTATTTGAAAGACTATTAAAGTTTTTAATGTACCCTATCTTCTAAATTATTAGACACTAATAAttatcaagcataatttaatcTTATTTGGACACTAATCAAAATTTAATGGCTCATTTGAGATTTGTTATTTTccagttattttaattatataaatattttttttcttaaaaaaagtactaaataaaattaaaatagagttCACATAAATATATTAGACAAGGATTGCCTTTTTTAAAGAGCATGTACTCTAATTGCTATTCTCTTATCAGATTTTGAACATAACCTAGCTTAGAATCAAGAGTTCCAACttcattcaaaaaaaaataataataattcgtTTATAACAATTTAAACTCTAACCCTTTATTTGcaacaaaaaattttataagaattcaattcttttctatcactttaaaaataaaataaacttaaatttgGTTGAAAATCTAAATGGCCTATCCATCATAACAAATCCGAAACAAAAGGACATTGGACAGTATAGGAACCAAATGAATTTCATTGtttgaattattaaaatatgtaaTAAAGGTTAACAAGCTTACTGGAAGGCTGCCTGAATTTTTATGCAATGGAGGAAAGTTAGTAGAAGTGGCAGCCTTCGATAACAATCTCCATGGAGAGTTGCCAGAATCACTTGGGAATTGCAGTAGTTTGCTGATGGTTAGTATTTCACATAATTCATTTACTGGCAATGTTCCTGTTGGCCTGTGGACATCTTCGAATTTGATCTATCTGATGCTAAGCGACAATTTGTTCGCGGGTAAGATTCCTGATGAAGTATCAGGGAATCTTAAAAGGCTAAAGATCAGTAACAACAGATTTTCTGGTAAAATCCCCAGTGTTGCTTCTTGGAGGAATCTCACGGTGTTTAATGCCAGTAATAACTTGTTTTCTGGCATTGTCCCTCAAGAATTAACTGGTCATCCTCTTCTCACTACTCTTCTGCTTGATAGGAACCAGCTCAGTGGAGCCATTCCATCTGATATAGTCTCATGGAAGTCATTAACTACACTGAATATGAGTCAAAATCAACTTTCAGGACAAATTCCAATGGAAATTGGTTTTCTACCTAATCTTCTACAACTGGACTTGTCAGGTAACCGATTTTCCGGCCAAATTCCACCTGAGTTTAGCTCCCTGAAGTGTACTTTTCTGAATCTCTCTTCGAATAATCTCACAGGGGAAATCCCAATCAGCTTAGAAAACACTGCTTATAAAAGCAGCTTCCTGAACAATCCTGGTCTCTGTACCAGAAGCTCATTGCTAAGCCTTAATCTATGCCATTCCAATAtccaaaaatcaataaaaagttCAACCCAATTCCTAGCTCTGATATCAAGTGTTTTGGCAACAGCCTTTGTGTTAGTTTTGCTACTCTCATTATTTGTTATCAGAGTCTACCGAAAGAAGCTCATACTAAATTCACCATGGAAGCTCACCTTATTTCAGCAGTTGGATTTCACAGAATCAGATATATTGCCAGGTTTAACAGAAACCAACCTGATAGGAACCGGAGGATCAGGAAAAGTATACCGTGTTGCTGTGCAGCAATCAGGTCTTGTTGCTGTGAAAAGAATTCGGAGCGACAAGAAGTTAGACCAGAAACTTGAGAAACAATTCCATGCAGAAGTTCAGATACTTGGTAGAATAAGGCATTTCAACATAGTGAAGCTGCTTTGTTATATTTGCAATGAAGATTCAAAACTTCTCGTCTATGAATATATGGAGAGAAGTAGCCTGGATCAATGGCTCCATGTGAAGAAGATATTAACAAATGTCTCAggttgataggcggttgtcgaagccgtaaaaaataaacctattatcaaccaacaaaataaatttgtagatagtggcaatagggtcaaaccacagggaattgacaccaaagattttcctaataatgactaggtaaagtaaataacaagtaaataaaagaggggggttttgttttgatgatagtGAATTAAATGGCAAAAGAAAGTAATAacttaaatagatgagaaatttcaataagagaaaagcttctagttgaagtatggatcttatttcagattgtttagaattgatcattgattctttaacactcctatttattccaataaattagttttggatgtggaagacgcttctcacaatccaaattcctccttagttctagtttgattaggaaacgttcgctaatcaaacactagttaacaagttgccaaggaacgtccttggggcctttggcatcgaacaactgttaactgcattaagacttagagaaacctaattccaaccttgccaaccgcgtggtcaagtttagatcatgcaacttgattaaatgtgagtttaaatattctaagcaattacggacctaaattatttaaacaattgttactcaagcaattaaaagcaatgggcccttattgattctaaaagtaaagcaacaattatagaaagatcaaattgcataaatattggaaataaatagaagtttaacaatggagatttaaatctcccaattcatcacaaaatctgaaattcaccaacttcaactagaaaagaaaggagtttagccactcattgtggactaaatacacaaaaagactaaaagaaaagaaaagggaagaaaCTGCAGTTCTGCCGAGAGGGAGAGAGGCTGaatagctgatcagaagatgccccttgctggtttggaggttgctcttttatatCTGAAGAAtttcatccttctagggttttgaaatccctttttaatttggcttgtgattcctcttttgatgttgaatttaattgcaactggaattccttaagtgagaaactctttcgtggctcttggaattgttttggtagtgattgagttggatttggacttctgaaaactcaaaattcggtttcctgaacaatttcccgctctgctgtattttctgctgtcattgtgatcggggcagtgatttgggcaaatcactggtccaatcactttctgcaagtctgtgctatctctgctagtgatctgggcagtttctgcgagtggtttggacaaatcactgacccaatcacttctgcctgttgcctccaggtttctgcttcagcttgatttggacagcgatttgggcaaatcactgacccaatcacttttctgtcattttctgcactttttctccatttttccaatttcttccttttctgtaaaaataaggtaaaaaccataaattaagctaaataatgtgtaaataaacagtaataaatataataaaaatgtggctaaattatacttgatcaaatacccccacacctaactttttgcttgtcctcaagcaacaaataacttagtcaatcaagctcctttttcttttgagcctaagtaccacttaatgaGCCCCCCCAGACTCCTAATTTGAAACACTACAGTGTAGGATGCATGTACTAAGGTTgtccccttctttccttgtttcctatcactcaccatggccaagggaaagtttttgatttgatcatgcttattcttttatattaggtttaatgcaatcccttaagagtgacttgccctattttaagcatttttaattaccagcactttttatccttgcctgaaaaaatcaccaacctttttacgcgatggtgtatatgggtgatacacccccggttactcagtttgtcacttgtccaagtggctactagctctgttcataatcttagaccatcgaaactttattttatgcttgaaaagtcaccaacctttttacgcgacggTGCACATGGGTAATACAcctccggttactcagttggtcacttgtccaagtgactATTAGCTCAGTTCATAGCCTTAGATCATAGGAACAGGTtgtgctttttgatttgctgagtttttctttttctttttcctttttataacaatttgggcaaatcaactcaatAGAGAATTACGCTAACCTTTTATTGCATgcaatttattttcctttcctattggccacagcagtttcaagaactcaattcaagaaaaagatcttcctaagtaaaggctacacactgtgcatgattcaatttaggcttaaaggggtggcaaatcaatggggtcatgagacaaggaaactcttttaactttgttatctatgttgagtagagcaaaagctaagacaaaattctatgtgtgtgtgcagaaagtgtgaaaaaaaattctggtgtgtgaaaaaaggggtaaaaataatgcaaaaagaaacaaaaaaagaacaaaaagaaacaaatcaaTGATGGAATCAATGCAAAATTAACCTaacaatacccccacacctatggcATACATTGTCCTTAATGtataagcatatatatataaagaatgaatgaggaaagggaaagggatttcctggcctgtgggtggtttggccagtgatttgggcaaatcactggtcaaatcactgtctgtcacggtgctgggaTAGAAAATGGTCTACCAGCAGGTCCAATAGGTGCTCCATCCGTTGCATTCGGTCCTCAATTCTAGTGAGACGAGCCTCTAttgtctggttgggggcttcATCTTCAGGTGGCTGATGGGCATCCTGCTGGGGGGCTGCTGGGGGTGCTTCCTGTGCTGGTGCTGGTTCCTGCCCTGTTTCCTGTGTTGTCCCATCTGCTAGGGCAGCGATGGAGGCTGGCTGTTGGGTGGTGGTATTGTTGGCTTTCTGTCTTCTGAAAACACGCTCGTGGCGTGGTGTTACTGGACCTGCAGGTGCAATGGAAAAAATATCCCCCACTTTGCAAAGAAACCCCATGTCATCTAATGTGCGTAGGTCTAAGGGGGTTATTTTGGGGGTGGGGGAAAGGTCAGTATATGCTGGGTGCAATAATTTgagattcactgcaatggcagtgatcaaaGGGCCAAAAATTAGAGGCCTGTGGTATTGTATGATGTTGGATATttgggtggcaacccaataTCCAAGATGGATTTTTCTGTGagtgtgcatgcaccaaagAATATATAACTCAGTTTTGGTCAGGATGTTAGAAGCATCCTTCCTCCTAGAAAATGTGTAAGCCAGAAATCTGTGGATGTATTTCAGGCTGGGGTTGCTGAGGTATAAGTCCTTGGACCTGGTGGGTGAGTATGTGTCTGGGGGATTATCACTTAACTCCAAGTATGCAGAACTTGGGTTGAACTTAGCAGGGAAGTCCCAAGTAGACTGggggcattcacagcccatggcatTGCTAAATTCCTGCAGGGACAAGCGAAATCATTGTCCCAATAATCTGAACCCCACTGTGCTTTGTGTGTGCAGTTTGTGCATGGCAGGTCTGTTAAAATAAAATGTGGTGAAGAACTCCTGTGTGAGTTCAAGGAATGAGGGCATGCGAAGGAAGAAGAATTTCTCCCAACCAACAGCAGAAATGAGGGAGCATACCTGATTCTGGAGTCTCAGTGCGCGAAGGGTGTCATGATGGATGTACTTACCTAGATGATATGGAAGAGATGATATTTTGGCCAGCCCGGTCTGCTCATAAATTTTGTTGAATTTCAGGGCCTGAGTGATGTGATCAGGGCATGTTGGtctgggcagatcactgggcaaatcgctcgGCATATCGCTGGGCGCATCAGTTGGCAAGTCAGCGGGCAAGTCAGTGGGCGTATCagtgggcaaatcgctgggcgcACCACTTTCTTTGTGTCCTGCGGGATGTATGGCAATGGCAGTCTCTGTTTCTTGTTCTGGGTGTGACGGTGAGGGTGGTGACGGCGTCCTTGGCCGTTTCTTTCCGTGGCCGGAAGAAGTGGTGGCTTCTGGTGGCGTTTCGCCTGCAGGGTTT is a window from the Manihot esculenta cultivar AM560-2 chromosome 16, M.esculenta_v8, whole genome shotgun sequence genome containing:
- the LOC110603308 gene encoding receptor-like protein kinase 5, which encodes MVSISHNSFTGNVPVGLWTSSNLIYLMLSDNLFAGKIPDEVSGNLKRLKISNNRFSGKIPSVASWRNLTVFNASNNLFSGIVPQELTGHPLLTTLLLDRNQLSGAIPSDIVSWKSLTTLNMSQNQLSGQIPMEIGFLPNLLQLDLSGNRFSGQIPPEFSSLKCTFLNLSSNNLTGEIPISLENTAYKSSFLNNPGLCTRSSLLSLNLCHSNIQKSIKSSTQFLALISSVLATAFVLVLLLSLFVIRVYRKKLILNSPWKLTLFQQLDFTESDILPGLTETNLIGTGGSGKVYRVAVQQSGLVAVKRIRSDKKLDQKLEKQFHAEVQILGRIRHFNIVKLLCYICNEDSKLLVYEYMERSSLDQWLHVKKILTNVSGSACLDWPTRFRIAVGAAQGLSYLHHDCSPPIIHRDVKSSNILLDSAFNAKIADFGLAKLLVEKGEASASVMAGSFGYIAPEYANTVKVNEKIDVYSFGVVLLELTTGKEAPLGDEDKCLAKWAWRHMSEGRPIVNALDKEITESSYLDEMIIVFELGVKCTSKVPSDRPSMRKVLQVLVQIQLSRR